Part of the Ornithinimicrobium flavum genome, TACGAGTCCCAGGGGCTGCTCGAGCCGGACCGGACCCCCGGCGGGACGCGGCGCTACAGCATCAACGACCTGGAACGGCTCCGAGCCATCGCCGAGCTGCTGGACGCCGGCGTCAACCTCACCGGCATCGCCATGATCCTGCGGCTGCGGGAGGAGAACGAGCGGCTCACGGCCGAGGGGCACCGTCTTCGGGCGGAGCTGGGGGAGGCCCGGCGGGGCCGGCCGTGACGTGGCCGTCCGGGGCTCCTGCGGAGGTGGTGCCCCTGCCGTCCTGCCCCTGCTCGGTGTCCGCTGCCTCGTCGCTGGGCGCGGTCGACTGCCCGCGCATGAGCTGGTAGCGCCAGCGCTGCGCACCCGAGGCCCTCGCCCTGGCGTGGCTCTGCGGGTCGAGCGGGTCGTCCCCGAGCACGGGATCCTCCCCTGACTGGTAGCGATCGGTCCAGAGCTGGATGATGGTCCACCCGACGGCGGTGTAGGGCACCGCCAGGATGGCACCGAAGATGCCGCCCACGATCGTGCCGATCGTGAGAGCGAGCAGGACGACCAGCGGATGCAGGCTGAGCGCCTGACCCATGATGACCGGCTGGAGCAGGTCACCCTCGACCTGGTTCACGACGATGACGATGGCCAGGACGATGAGCGCCTCGACGGGCCCGGTCGTCACCAAGGCGACCAGGGCGGCCAGCACGCCCGCGACGGTGGCGCCGACGATCGGGATGAAGGCGCCGACGAAGACGATGACCGCCAGCGGCAGGGCGAGAGGCACTCCCACGATCGCCAGACCGATCCCGATGAGCACGGCGTCCACGGCTGCCACGATCGCCGTGCCGCGCACGTAACCCCCCAGCACCTCCGCGGAGCGGTCGGCGGACTCGGCCAGCTTGGCCCGGGTGTCTCCCTGGAACCACCGCAGGGTGAAGTTGGCGATCTTCGGACCGTCCTTGAGGAAGAAGAACAGCACCACGACCATGAGGATGACCCCGGCGAAGAACTCCGTGGCGGCCGAGAGGCCGGTCAGGGTGCTGCTCGCCATGCCCGCGACGTCGCCGCTGACGACGGCGTCGACGACCTGCTGCGCCAGGTCGTCCACGGCGGTCGTGTCCACCGGCAGGGGGCCGGTGCGCAGCCAGTCCTGCAGCTGCTGCCAGCCGTCCACGGCCGAGGACTGGAGGGTCTCCCACTCGTTGCGGATGGCCAGGACGACCCCACCCACCACGCCCCCGACGACGGTCAGGATCCCGACGAAGGCCGCGATGGTCGCCAGGAGGTGCGACCACCCCTTGCCCACGAGCCATCGCACGGCGGGAGACACGGCCGCCCCCAGCACCAGAGCGACCAGGACGGCCACCACGACCACCTTGATCCGCAGCAGGAGCCAGAGCACCCCGACGGCGACGGCGGCGACGAGCAGCGTCTGCGCCGCCCGTGACGCCACCCGGCCCATGCCGTCGGACCAGGCTCCCCCAGGCTGTGAGGCCCTCGACACCGATCGGGAGGAGACCGGTGGGTCCTGAGCTGGCGGCGTGGGCTGGGTGGCCATCGAGGTGAGCTCCTGCCGGGGATCGTGTTCTTCCCGGCGCCGCACCGACCGCGCCGGGACGGTCGGGTCCCGACGTGCAGGACAGGACCCTTCCTTCTAGTGTCGCAGGGCGACCACCCGGAAGGAGTTGGTCATGTCCACCCCGAGCAGCAGCACGATCAGGAGCGCAGGCACGAACGAAAGATGTACCTCGTGTTCGCGGCCATGATCGCCACCTCGACGGTGACGATGTTCCTGCTGACCTACACCAACACCTGGGCCTGGGCCCACGTGGCTCTCAGCGAATGCGGGTCTACATGGCCCTCATCATGGGCTCGGCGATGGCCATCATCATGCTCGCCTTCATGTGGGGGAGGATGTACAAGAAGGTGGCGGTCAACCTCGCCATCGTGACTGGTGCTCTCTTCGTGGGGCTGACTGCGCTGTGGCTCGCCCGCTCCCAGACGCTCGTCGACGATCAGGCCTACATGAACGGGATGATCCCGCACCACTCCATCGCCATCCTCACCAGCGAGCGGGCCGACATCGACGACGTGCGGGTCCGGGAGCTGGCCGACGAGATCATCGAGGCCCAGCGCAGGGAGATCGCCGAAATGACGTGGCTCGTCGACGACATCGAGATCAACGGCGTGGTGACGACCGAGCAGGAGGCCGAGCAGCGCCCCGTCCCCGAGTTCCAGGTCACTCCGTGAGAGGCGCGTGGTGATGGGGGTCGTCCTGACGCTTGCCGGCGTCCTTCTGCTCCTGGTCGGGCTGCACGACATGTTCCACACCCTCCTGCACCCCACCGGGCAAGGAGCGTTGACCCGGATCGTGCTCGCGGGCACCTGGCGGGTATCCCGGGCGACCGGGCACCGCCTGGGCTCGGCGGTGGGACCGGCAGCCATGGTGGGGGTGATCCTGATGTGGGTCGTGCTCCAGATCCTCGGGTGGGCGTTGGTCTACCTGCCGCACGTCCCGCGCGGCTTTCTCTACGCGTCAGGGATCGACCCTGCGGACTACGCCGAGATCGCCCAGGCTCTCTACCTGTCCGCCGTGACGCTGACCACCCTGGGCTACGGGGACGTGGTCGCGACCGACCAGTGGATCCGACTCGCCACGCCACTGCAGGCCCTGACCGGCTTCGCGTTGCTGACCGCTGCGCTGACGTGGTTCATGCAGATCCACCCGCCGCTGTCCCGCCGACGAGCTCTGGCGCTGGAGCTCAAGGGCCTCGCCCACCTCGGATGGGCCGACAACCTGGCCGAGCTGGGGGTGGTCACGGTGAGCAGGATGCTGGACACCACGGCGGCCAAGGTGAGCAAGGTCAGGATCGATTTCGCGCACAACCGCGAGGGCTTCTACTTCCAGGAGGACGACCATGACCTCGCCCTGGCCCGTCAGCTGCCCTACGTGCTCGAACGGCTCCTCGTACAGGTTCCCCCACCCGTCCTGACCAGCATTCTTGTCATTCGGTTCAGCCCCCCGTGACCTGACCGAGGACCTCGGTCAGCGCGGGCGTCGACGCGTCCTTCGCCACGGGCTCACTCTGGTCATCGGCAGGCTTCTCGCGCGGCAGGTTGGTCGCGTGCTGGTGCGCCAGGCTGACCGTGGAGTCCACGCTGACCGTCCACTCGACCTCCCCGGCCGCGT contains:
- a CDS encoding MerR family transcriptional regulator, with product MTDGSRPHDSDRGVYGISVAAELVGLAAPSLRLYESQGLLEPDRTPGGTRRYSINDLERLRAIAELLDAGVNLTGIAMILRLREENERLTAEGHRLRAELGEARRGRP
- a CDS encoding AI-2E family transporter, with translation MGRVASRAAQTLLVAAVAVGVLWLLLRIKVVVVAVLVALVLGAAVSPAVRWLVGKGWSHLLATIAAFVGILTVVGGVVGGVVLAIRNEWETLQSSAVDGWQQLQDWLRTGPLPVDTTAVDDLAQQVVDAVVSGDVAGMASSTLTGLSAATEFFAGVILMVVVLFFFLKDGPKIANFTLRWFQGDTRAKLAESADRSAEVLGGYVRGTAIVAAVDAVLIGIGLAIVGVPLALPLAVIVFVGAFIPIVGATVAGVLAALVALVTTGPVEALIVLAIVIVVNQVEGDLLQPVIMGQALSLHPLVVLLALTIGTIVGGIFGAILAVPYTAVGWTIIQLWTDRYQSGEDPVLGDDPLDPQSHARARASGAQRWRYQLMRGQSTAPSDEAADTEQGQDGRGTTSAGAPDGHVTAGPAGPPPAPPEDGAPRP
- a CDS encoding DUF305 domain-containing protein, whose amino-acid sequence is MRVYMALIMGSAMAIIMLAFMWGRMYKKVAVNLAIVTGALFVGLTALWLARSQTLVDDQAYMNGMIPHHSIAILTSERADIDDVRVRELADEIIEAQRREIAEMTWLVDDIEINGVVTTEQEAEQRPVPEFQVTP
- a CDS encoding potassium channel family protein — translated: MGVVLTLAGVLLLLVGLHDMFHTLLHPTGQGALTRIVLAGTWRVSRATGHRLGSAVGPAAMVGVILMWVVLQILGWALVYLPHVPRGFLYASGIDPADYAEIAQALYLSAVTLTTLGYGDVVATDQWIRLATPLQALTGFALLTAALTWFMQIHPPLSRRRALALELKGLAHLGWADNLAELGVVTVSRMLDTTAAKVSKVRIDFAHNREGFYFQEDDHDLALARQLPYVLERLLVQVPPPVLTSILVIRFSPP